The following nucleotide sequence is from Cellvibrio sp. PSBB006.
AGCAAAACCACTCATCGTCAAAGGTGCCAACCTATCGGTAGATATCGCGTCTGCCATAAGTACCAGTGAACTGGTGTTGATATCGGTGCTCGACTACCAAGCCGTAAAGGAAATCCTGGAGTCAGCCACGGAAGCTTTGGCCGGACGGACGATTGTCAATCTCACCAATGGCACACCATCTCAAGTGCGCGACATGGCCGCATGGGTAGAAAAATGTGGTGGCAAGTATCTCGATGGCGGCGTGATGGTGACACCAGAGTTAGTCGGCGGACCCGAAGCATTTGTATTCTATAGCGGCTCTCTCGCCGTTTATAAACAGCACCAAAAAGTGCTGGCCATGCTGGGCAACCCGGTTTATGTCGGAGAGAATTTTGCACTCGCGGCGATTTATGATCTGGCATTACTCAGTTCAATGTTTGGCATGTTCGCAGGCTACATTCATGCTGCTGCGCTCTTGCGTTCAGAAAATATACCTGTCACCGATGTCACACCGATGATCATGTCCATGCTGAAGGCGATGATTGAACTGTTCCCCCAAACTGCGCAGGAAATTGATACGGGTGTATATCCGCAGCCGAGTTCAAACAATACGATGATGGCTGCCGGGCTCAAAAATATTCTGGATGCCAGTCGTGAACAAGGCGTACAGGAAGACCTGATACAACCTATCTGGAAATTATTTCAGCGCGCTTCGACTTCAGGATTAGGTAATAAAGACATCTCCGCCCTGCCGTTATTACTACTCCGTGCTAAACCCATCATAAGCCCACCGCAGTGACTTTCTCTTTGCGCGTTCCGGGAACCTACCGCCAAAACTGATGCCTGCGTTATCAGTCCTCTGCCAAATAGTGCTGAGGGTTTGCGTTGATTCAAGGAGCAAGCCATGACGAAAGAGCACAGCGATCACGTTGATCCGGCAAATACAATCACCCTTGATAGTCATGATGCTACAAGCATTCCATCGCGACGACGGTTTATCAAAGGCGTGGGCTTGTCGAGCCTCGCCGCTGCGACGGGTGGCGCATCGATGAACACCTGGGCGCAACAAAATCCCCCCGCAACCTCACCCACCAACGCTGGTGCTGCCGCCGAAGGTAAGGTTCGCGTCGCGTTTACGGTGAACGGTCAAAAAAAACAAATCGATGTCGCACCCAATGTGATATTGCTCGATGCACTGCGCGATTACCTCGGCCTTACCGGTACCAAAAAAGGTTGCGATCACGGCCAGTGCGGCGCGTGCAATGTGCAGGTCAACGGCAAGGTGATTAATTCCTGCCTCAGCCTCGCGGTCATGCACGAGGGCGATGAGATTACCACCGTCGAAGGTCTCGGCGGTTCCGCTGGCAAACTCAGTCCATTGCAACAGGCCTTTCACGAACACGATGCATTTCAATGCGGCTATTGCACGTCCGGCCAATTGATGAGCGCCGATTTTGTGCTGCGCAATGAACAACATATTGCATCGGACGATGCGACGGTGCGCGAAGCCATGAGCGGCAACATTTGCCGTTGCGGTGCCTACAAAAATATTCTCAGCGCTATTCAATCGGCGCGCGACAAAGCTTAGGAGGTCACATGCGTAATTTCGGTTATCAACGTGCGGCCAGTGTGGATCAAGCGGTGAAAGCCCACGCGGGTCAACAGGCTTCGTTTGTGGCGGGTGGCACGACTTTGCTTGATCTGGTGAAGCTGGATGTGATGCGCCCGGAACGTATCGTCGATATCAATCCGCTGCCGTTAAAACAAGTTGAACGATTGAGCGACGGGCGTTTGAAAATTGGTGCAATGGTATCCAACGCAGACCTCGCGTGGCACCCGACGGTTAAGCAGGATTACGCAGTGTTATCCGAAGCATTATTGGCTGGCGCATCCACGTCGTTGCGCAATAAAGCCACGACTGGCGGCAATGTCATGCAGCGTGTGCGTTGCCCTTATTTTCGCGATGGCATCTCGCCGTGTAATAAACGCGAACCGGGTTCCGGTTGTTCCGCTATCGGCGGCGTTAACCGCAGTGTGCACGCCGTGCTCGGTACCAGCGATCATTGCATTGCGAGTCATCCGTCAGATATGTGTGTGGCCATGGCGGCTATCGGCGCGCGCATTCTGGTGGACGGCCCTAAAGGCAAACGCGAAATTGATTTTCTGGATTTTCATCTGCTCCCCGGTAATTCGCCGGAGAAAGAACACGCACTCGGTACCGATGAAATCATTACTCACGTTGTGCTTGATGCGCCCATCGCGGGCAGCAAATCCCATTACCTGAAACTGCGTGACCGCGCGTCCTATCAATTTGCCTTGGCATCCAGTGCCGTAATTGTTGCTACCTCCGGCGGAACTATTCAACAGGCACGCATTGCGTTAGGCGGCGTGGGCACCAAGCCCTGGCGCGCCAAAGAAGCGGAGCAAAGTCTGATCGGCCAGGCACCGACGCAGGAAAATTTTGAACGGGCAGCGCGCATTGCGTTTGAAGGCGCGCAACCGCAATCGCAAAACGCATTCAAGATTCCACTCGGCCAACAAGCCATCGTGCGCAGTCTGCTCACCGTAACTGTCTAGCGGCTTGCGCAAGGAGCCGAAGGAGATCGAACCATGAATGATTTCAAGCAAAGCGGCATGATCGGCGTCGCCAAGCCGCGCATCGACGGCCCCAAAAAACTCACCGGCCAGGCACACTACGCGGCGGACAATCGCTTCCCCGGCATGGTGTACGCCTACGGTGTGTTCAGCACCATTCCTAAAGGTCGCATTACCAAGCTCGATACTGCGCGCGCGCTGAACATGCCGGGCGTGATCGATGTGTTTCATCACAACCATTTCCCCAAGCTCTACCACTCGCCCAGCTCCATGGCACAAGAAAATCACATGGATGAAACACGCCTGCCGTTTGAAGATGATCGCGTGCATTACGCCGGACAATTTGTGGCGCTGGTGGTAGCGAATACGTTTGAAGTAGCGCGCGAAGCGGCACGTTTAGTCGATGTTCGCTACGCGGAAGACACGCCCGTCATCACATTGCAACAAGCGATGGCCAGTGGTGCGAAGATCAAACCGGACAAAGAGAATCAAAGTGCACGCGGCAAACCCAAAGCGGTTTTTCAACAAGCCACCCAACGCATTGACGTAACCTACACAACGCCGATAGAAACCCATAATCCCATGGAGATGCATGCCACCACTGCCATGTGGGATGGCAATAATTTACTGATGTACGAAGCAACCCAGGGCGTTATCTTCGCGCGCAATACCATGGCCAAAATTTTCGGTCTGCCGCCCGAACAAGTGGATGTGCGTGCGCCGTTTATTGGATCAGGTTTTGGTAATAAATTGTGGATCTGGCCCCACGCCATTGCCACTGCCGCCGCGGCGCGGGAAATTCGTCGGCCGGTGCAATTTGTTGTGCCGCGCGCGCAGATGTTTACCACCACTGGCCATCGGGCGCCCACCCATCAGCAGATTCGCATGAGCACCGATGATAAAGGTCGGCTTACGTCATTGGAGCATCACACCGTCAACACAACATCCACCATCAATACCGTGGTGGAAACGGCGGGCCGTTGCAGCAGCAGTCTTTATAGCTGCCCGAACGTGGACGTCACTCACGGCACATTGCAAGCCAATACCGGCACACCCACCGCCATGCGCGCGCCCGGCGCCGCACCGGGTTTATTTGCGTTGGAATCCGCGATCGATGAGATGGCCGAAACACTCGGCATGGACCCGCTGGAATTTCGGCGAATTAATTTCACCGAT
It contains:
- a CDS encoding NAD(P)-dependent oxidoreductase, producing MSDVTIVGLGAMGTALAETLLAQRLKVNVWNRSPEKAKPLIVKGANLSVDIASAISTSELVLISVLDYQAVKEILESATEALAGRTIVNLTNGTPSQVRDMAAWVEKCGGKYLDGGVMVTPELVGGPEAFVFYSGSLAVYKQHQKVLAMLGNPVYVGENFALAAIYDLALLSSMFGMFAGYIHAAALLRSENIPVTDVTPMIMSMLKAMIELFPQTAQEIDTGVYPQPSSNNTMMAAGLKNILDASREQGVQEDLIQPIWKLFQRASTSGLGNKDISALPLLLLRAKPIISPPQ
- a CDS encoding xanthine dehydrogenase family protein molybdopterin-binding subunit; amino-acid sequence: MNDFKQSGMIGVAKPRIDGPKKLTGQAHYAADNRFPGMVYAYGVFSTIPKGRITKLDTARALNMPGVIDVFHHNHFPKLYHSPSSMAQENHMDETRLPFEDDRVHYAGQFVALVVANTFEVAREAARLVDVRYAEDTPVITLQQAMASGAKIKPDKENQSARGKPKAVFQQATQRIDVTYTTPIETHNPMEMHATTAMWDGNNLLMYEATQGVIFARNTMAKIFGLPPEQVDVRAPFIGSGFGNKLWIWPHAIATAAAAREIRRPVQFVVPRAQMFTTTGHRAPTHQQIRMSTDDKGRLTSLEHHTVNTTSTINTVVETAGRCSSSLYSCPNVDVTHGTLQANTGTPTAMRAPGAAPGLFALESAIDEMAETLGMDPLEFRRINFTDTDQSNNLPFSSIHLLEAYERGAEKFGWAKRNPKIGSMRDGNDILGWGLAACNWEAMKNDCEARLSLRADGSVFVSCATQDIGTGTYTVIAQTAAAITGVPLERIDVEIGDSSFPKGPLAGGSWATATVMPAVAEAAKNAIEELKEYAADEGGIFADAKKDALRFENGKLIGPNNRAVAFPEILKAKKLANADGTAKTSGRTNEKYSYKSFGAHFVEVRWDPGISRLRVSRVVSAIDVGQIVNEKTAKNQVEGAVVMGIGMALFEHTDYDTRTGRPVNNDLAEYMMPVHADQPPELDVILLDHPDYNFSEFGARGIGEIGITGLAGAVANAVYHATGKRIRDLPISLEKLMAV
- a CDS encoding (2Fe-2S)-binding protein; the encoded protein is MTKEHSDHVDPANTITLDSHDATSIPSRRRFIKGVGLSSLAAATGGASMNTWAQQNPPATSPTNAGAAAEGKVRVAFTVNGQKKQIDVAPNVILLDALRDYLGLTGTKKGCDHGQCGACNVQVNGKVINSCLSLAVMHEGDEITTVEGLGGSAGKLSPLQQAFHEHDAFQCGYCTSGQLMSADFVLRNEQHIASDDATVREAMSGNICRCGAYKNILSAIQSARDKA
- a CDS encoding xanthine dehydrogenase family protein subunit M; this encodes MRNFGYQRAASVDQAVKAHAGQQASFVAGGTTLLDLVKLDVMRPERIVDINPLPLKQVERLSDGRLKIGAMVSNADLAWHPTVKQDYAVLSEALLAGASTSLRNKATTGGNVMQRVRCPYFRDGISPCNKREPGSGCSAIGGVNRSVHAVLGTSDHCIASHPSDMCVAMAAIGARILVDGPKGKREIDFLDFHLLPGNSPEKEHALGTDEIITHVVLDAPIAGSKSHYLKLRDRASYQFALASSAVIVATSGGTIQQARIALGGVGTKPWRAKEAEQSLIGQAPTQENFERAARIAFEGAQPQSQNAFKIPLGQQAIVRSLLTVTV